One region of Hymenobacter sediminicola genomic DNA includes:
- a CDS encoding transglycosylase domain-containing protein, with protein MSAPKAPKTPATPRPRRPWSNRLARAFWALFVVGVGTFLLYPILVSMNFMFLFGKSPSLEELEDPKVEQPSEIYTADGVLIGKYFRENRVPVPLSKMSPLLIKALIATEDIRFYDHSGIDLTALARAATGVITGNKSGGGSTITQQLAKNLYNTRRGETRGGLGYIPVVSTLVSKTKEWLTAVELERRYTKEEILRMYFNTVEYGSKAYGVKVAAKTFYSTSPDSLTADQAAMLVGMLNNPTAYNPRFHPEAALKRRNLVLTRMGQAGFLPKAEVAGLQQQPIALKYQVEKHIDGPPTYFRGAVSQFVNAWCEKNGYDMYRDGLKIYTTIDSRMQQYAEESVQDRMQRLQKQFDNFWRNRDSNPWVDEDGKEIPNFIETQMKRTEQYKELAARYKGRPDLLEAALNAKHPTKVFTWKGDGDTTLLLSPLDSLAYYKHFLHAGMMTMDPFTGHIKAWVGGLNYRFFQYDHVKQGRRQAGSTFKPFVYLTALDNGYSPCDRIRDERVTIKYVENGKNMEWKPDNVTREYTGSNMTLRHAMARSVNSVTAQLTERVGWENVAKYAHKVGIKSPLLSVPSIGLGSGGDVSVYEMVNAYSTFVNQGFQSEPLIVTRIEDRNGNVIKQFDPKQRRAIPSETAWLMLYMLKGGIEEPGGTSQALWDYELWKKNNQIGGKTGTTSNYSDGWYMGVTKDLVTGVWVGGEDRSIHFQGSQQGEGGRTALPIFGKFMEKVYQDQDLGITMGPFPKYPGKIARKYVCVTEAPRRRVEPVDSIVVDNLLENLNSGAVAVPDSL; from the coding sequence ATGTCCGCTCCGAAAGCTCCGAAAACCCCTGCTACCCCCCGGCCACGCCGGCCTTGGTCGAACCGCCTGGCGCGGGCATTCTGGGCCCTTTTTGTGGTTGGCGTAGGTACTTTCCTGCTCTATCCCATCTTGGTCAGCATGAACTTTATGTTCCTCTTCGGCAAGTCGCCGAGCTTGGAGGAACTGGAGGACCCGAAGGTGGAGCAACCTTCCGAAATCTATACTGCCGATGGAGTGCTTATCGGTAAGTATTTCCGCGAAAACCGGGTGCCAGTGCCACTGAGCAAGATGTCGCCACTGCTCATCAAGGCGCTTATTGCTACCGAAGACATCCGTTTCTACGACCATTCCGGCATCGACCTGACGGCGCTGGCCCGTGCTGCTACCGGCGTCATCACCGGCAATAAGAGCGGCGGCGGCTCTACCATCACACAGCAGCTTGCCAAAAACCTGTATAACACCCGCCGCGGCGAAACGCGCGGTGGCCTGGGCTATATTCCGGTGGTAAGCACGCTGGTCAGTAAGACCAAGGAGTGGCTGACCGCTGTGGAGCTGGAGCGGCGTTACACCAAAGAGGAAATTCTGCGGATGTATTTCAACACCGTTGAATACGGCTCGAAGGCATACGGCGTCAAAGTAGCTGCCAAAACCTTCTACAGCACCTCGCCCGACAGCCTCACCGCCGACCAGGCGGCTATGCTGGTGGGTATGCTCAACAATCCCACGGCCTACAACCCCCGTTTCCATCCCGAAGCCGCCCTGAAGCGCCGCAACCTAGTGCTGACGCGTATGGGGCAGGCCGGATTTCTGCCCAAAGCCGAAGTAGCTGGCTTGCAGCAGCAGCCTATTGCCCTGAAGTACCAGGTAGAAAAGCATATTGATGGCCCGCCTACCTACTTCCGAGGTGCCGTAAGCCAGTTTGTGAATGCATGGTGCGAGAAAAACGGCTACGACATGTACCGTGACGGCCTGAAAATCTATACAACCATCGACTCACGGATGCAGCAGTATGCCGAGGAGTCGGTGCAGGACCGGATGCAACGGCTGCAAAAGCAGTTCGACAATTTCTGGCGCAATCGGGACTCCAATCCGTGGGTAGATGAGGATGGAAAGGAGATTCCCAACTTCATCGAAACCCAGATGAAGCGCACGGAGCAATACAAGGAACTAGCCGCCCGCTACAAAGGCCGTCCCGACCTGTTGGAAGCGGCTCTCAATGCCAAACATCCTACTAAGGTATTTACCTGGAAAGGCGACGGTGACACTACACTTCTGCTTTCCCCACTCGATTCGCTGGCGTACTACAAGCACTTCCTGCACGCCGGCATGATGACCATGGACCCCTTCACGGGCCACATCAAGGCCTGGGTTGGTGGCCTCAATTACCGTTTCTTCCAGTACGACCATGTGAAGCAGGGCCGCCGCCAGGCTGGTTCCACCTTCAAGCCCTTCGTTTACCTCACAGCTCTTGATAACGGCTATTCGCCCTGCGACCGAATCCGGGATGAGCGAGTGACCATCAAGTATGTGGAGAATGGCAAGAACATGGAGTGGAAGCCCGACAACGTGACCCGTGAGTACACCGGCAGCAACATGACGCTGCGGCACGCCATGGCTCGCTCGGTAAACTCCGTAACGGCTCAACTCACGGAGCGGGTAGGCTGGGAAAACGTGGCCAAGTATGCCCACAAAGTAGGCATCAAGAGCCCGCTGCTGTCGGTGCCCAGCATTGGGCTGGGCTCGGGCGGCGACGTGAGCGTGTACGAAATGGTGAATGCCTACAGCACGTTCGTGAATCAGGGGTTTCAGTCGGAGCCATTGATTGTAACGCGCATCGAGGACCGCAACGGTAACGTCATCAAGCAGTTCGACCCCAAACAGCGGCGCGCTATTCCGTCGGAAACGGCGTGGTTGATGCTCTACATGCTGAAAGGCGGCATCGAAGAGCCCGGCGGCACTTCACAGGCGCTGTGGGACTACGAGCTGTGGAAGAAAAACAATCAGATAGGTGGCAAAACCGGCACCACCTCCAACTACTCCGATGGCTGGTATATGGGCGTGACCAAAGACCTCGTGACCGGTGTGTGGGTGGGCGGCGAAGACCGGAGCATCCACTTTCAGGGCTCACAGCAAGGCGAAGGGGGCCGCACAGCACTGCCTATCTTTGGCAAATTCATGGAGAAAGTCTACCAAGACCAGGATCTAGGCATCACCATGGGGCCATTCCCGAAATACCCTGGCAAGATTGCGCGTAAGTATGTCTGCGTCACGGAAGCACCACGGCGTCGCGTAGAGCCAGTCGATTCCATTGTGGTGGACAATTTGCTGGAAAACCTCAATAGTGGCGCCGTAGCGGTACCGGATAGTTTATAG
- a CDS encoding BPTI/Kunitz domain-containing protein: MKKTLLLLGATVLLSSATCCRKDNDIPEPAALPAACLLVPDQGMCNAAMVRYYFDPIEKKCKPFTWGGCNGVVPFVTLQECLDCGCER; the protein is encoded by the coding sequence ATGAAGAAAACCTTACTCCTGCTGGGTGCCACTGTGCTGCTTTCTTCGGCCACCTGCTGCCGTAAAGACAACGACATTCCGGAGCCGGCTGCCCTCCCCGCTGCTTGCCTGCTCGTGCCTGATCAGGGCATGTGTAACGCCGCCATGGTGCGCTATTATTTCGACCCGATAGAAAAAAAGTGTAAGCCCTTCACTTGGGGAGGCTGCAATGGCGTAGTACCGTTCGTTACGCTCCAAGAGTGCCTCGACTGCGGCTGTGAGCGGTAG
- a CDS encoding TIGR01777 family oxidoreductase, giving the protein MSRKVLISGGTGMIGTRLAEMLIDAGYEVALLSRKPATSHYRSFRWDPSAGVIDEAAVRYADYIINLAGSSVSEGKWTDERKRDIMTSRLGGTALLARELAKPNHHVRTFISASAIGIYGDSADRVVNEETPPAPADDFLADVSRQWELAALDVDKLGIRTVISRIGIVLSPEGGALVPLARTVKMMAGAPLGSGRQFMSWIHLDDLCRLLIQMLEEPQWQGTYNAVSPHPVTNQEFTETLASVLHRPLVLPKVPEFALNLMMGEMSEIVLASQRVSAEKVLRQGFTFEYPHLKAALESFYGEE; this is encoded by the coding sequence GCACCGGCATGATTGGCACGCGCCTCGCCGAAATGCTCATTGATGCCGGTTACGAAGTGGCCCTGCTCAGCCGCAAGCCTGCAACCAGCCACTACCGTAGTTTCCGCTGGGACCCAAGTGCCGGCGTGATTGATGAAGCGGCCGTACGGTACGCCGACTATATCATTAACCTGGCCGGCTCCAGCGTATCGGAAGGGAAATGGACAGATGAGCGCAAGCGCGACATCATGACCAGCCGCCTTGGTGGCACGGCTTTGCTGGCGCGTGAACTGGCCAAGCCAAACCACCATGTCCGCACGTTTATTTCAGCCTCGGCCATTGGTATTTATGGCGACAGCGCCGACCGGGTAGTAAATGAGGAAACGCCCCCCGCTCCTGCCGATGATTTCTTGGCTGACGTATCGCGGCAATGGGAACTAGCGGCCCTTGATGTAGACAAGCTGGGGATTCGCACGGTTATTTCGCGCATTGGCATCGTGCTCAGCCCTGAAGGGGGCGCGCTGGTACCACTGGCCCGTACTGTAAAGATGATGGCGGGTGCACCGCTGGGCTCGGGCCGACAGTTTATGTCCTGGATTCACCTGGATGACCTGTGCCGGTTGCTGATTCAGATGCTGGAAGAGCCGCAGTGGCAGGGCACCTACAACGCCGTGTCGCCGCACCCGGTCACAAACCAGGAATTCACCGAAACCTTGGCCTCGGTACTTCACCGCCCGTTAGTGCTGCCCAAAGTGCCGGAGTTTGCCCTGAACCTGATGATGGGCGAGATGAGCGAGATTGTGCTGGCTTCCCAACGCGTCAGCGCCGAGAAGGTGTTGCGCCAAGGCTTCACGTTCGAGTATCCGCATCTGAAGGCGGCCCTAGAATCGTTTTACGGGGAGGAATAA